A stretch of Argiope bruennichi chromosome 10, qqArgBrue1.1, whole genome shotgun sequence DNA encodes these proteins:
- the LOC129988023 gene encoding probable serine/threonine-protein kinase ifkB — MEKHEAGRKFSRTVPVIIENHENATKKAKLMVPSNYTAGQLANILRSRMHLLPYHPVYLFLKSKQSPILMSKSIGHLHHKHRDEKGLLRLIHAEQASFGFRGNIRAIRFRQKWIENLHNLLHQDASDDAYSGAPPPYFPLDPPSIMNFGAPPAPLDIDDLNEPANEDIFDYVANVLGNGNDSFHAADGAISESSTSCSSESSTSEDSSESSTLTNFSLPVFPPFATNSTAVGVANSFSTAYSAHLNSCLSPGGADTWLPSPAINSGETSSAVALLENGGEEIGAPDEALPEMYNSVMCGNISSSGLANISANVQHSNGSNSDVSDLIEYLYESDSDFYDSDNDNENDDEDENDDNENDDDNNDADD, encoded by the exons ATGGAAAAGCATGAAGCTGGAAGAAAATTTTCTAGGACAGTGCCT GTGATAATTGAAAATCATGAGAATGCCACAAAGAAAGCTAAACTCATGGTCCCATCCAATTACACAGCTGGTCAGTTGGCTAATATCCTTAG ATCTCGCATGCATCTTCTTCCTTATCATCCTGTCTACTTGTTCCTGAAATCCAAACAGAGTCCAATTCTGATGTCTAAAAGCATTGGACACTTACACCACAAGCATCGAGATGAAAAAGGTCTTTTGCGACTCATCCATGCAGAACAGGCATCATTTGGTTTCCGTGGAAACATAAGAGCAATCAGGTTTCGAcaaaaatggattgaaaat cttcacaatTTATTGCACCAAGATGCTAGTGATGATGCTTATTCTGGTGCACCTCCACCATATTTTCCTCTCGACCCACCTTCGATAATGAACTTTGGAGCACCACCAGCGCCATTAGATATAGATGATCTAAATGAACCTGCAAATGAGGATATTTTTGATTATGTGGCAAATGTACTTGGAAATGGAAATGATTCTTTCCATGCTGCAGACGGGGCAATATCCGAATCTTCCACTTCTTGTTCATCAGAATCTTCTACGTCAGAAGACTCTTCAGAATCATCTACTTTGACAAACTTTTCACTGCCCGTATTTCCTCCTTTCGCTACAAATTCAACTGCTGTAGGGGTTGCAAATTCATTTTCAACTGCCTATTCAGCTCATTTAAATTCTTGCTTATCTCCTGGTGGGGCAGATACGTGGTTGCCTTCTCCTGCAATAAATTCCGGTGAAACTTCTTCTGCAGTAGCTCTGTTGGAGAATGGTGGAGAAGAAATTGGTGCACCGGATGAGGCTTTGCCCGAAATGTACAATTCCGTTATGTGTGGAAATATTTCAAGCTCTGGCCTGGCAAATATTTCAGCAAATGTTCAACATTCAAATGGTTCAAATTCTGATGTATCTGATCTTATTGAGTATTTATATGAATCTGATAGTGACTTTTATGATagtgataatgataatgagaATGATGATGAAGATGAGAATGATGATAATGAgaatgatgatgataataatgaTGCAGATgattaa